The genome window TCTCAAAAGCAAGATtagatgaattaaaaaattataaaattgcaTTGCCTAAGAATTTATCGACCGTTCAGGACCAATTTGTTAAAATTGTCACTAATTTTGcatctaaaattaatgaattaaaagacTTAACTGATTTAGAAAAACACATTATCAGtcaatatttattaacacaagaaaataaaaataaaaaagcaCAAGAGCGAGAAAGACAAAAAatacaagaacaacaagaacaacaagaacaacaagaacaacgaGAACGACgagaacaacaagaacaacaagaacaacaagaacaacaagaacaacaggaacaacaagaacaacaagaacaacaagaacaacaagaacaacaagagcaacaagaacaacaagaacaacgagaacaagaagaacaagaagaacaacgagaacaagaagaacaagaagaacaagaagaacaagaagaacaagaagaagaagaagaagaagaagaacaaacaaaaaagaaaaaaaaacaaaaaaaaacaaaaaaaaatataaataaaaaaaaataaatttataattgttatttttaaaattgttatttatatttatttccaaaaaaaaaatacattttttatataagaAATCAATAATCCCAATAATACAAAACAAGTTAAACCAAGTGCaatgtaaatatatattttatattttcccCCAAGTAAATTTAACAAACCACTCCAAAATCCTTTATAAAAACTTAAAATTTttccaaataatttaataataccaGCTCCACTTGAGCCAGATCCAGATGGTGCCCTATCAGGTGATTCTACATCAGTATCAGTATCTCCATCACCAGGGTCACTTTTATCGCCGTTACCACTTACTTTATCTAAAACAAATTTggttaatgaaaatttttctAATTCTAATTCTGTTTCAAAAGTAATACAAACTTCATTGAAACAAAACTTAgctttaacttttttaagaTTAGTTTGGTAAGTAACAGTGTGATTCATAAATTCCTTATTTACTTTCAAAGCTCCAGTTGTTATTgtaatgtttttattttctgaTTTTACAATCACTGAACCTGGAAGACATGTAGATCTAATTTCAACGTATAAAGCAGATCCACTCGAAGATGATCGGGTTCCATTTTTTAAAGGTCCAAAGCTTCTAATTTCAACACAAACTTTTGTAATGTTTGATGATATTGTGTAGTTTTGATTAAACTCAATGGTACCAGTAATTTGACCATGTGTGCTTGGTGAACATTCATATTGTTTTTGTGATTTGTTATAGTTCCATAAACAATCTCCGCGTCTGAATGAGTTTTTTTCCCATGTTCGAGTCTTTTTAAATGCAGAATCAACATAGTCGAAATTTGTAATAACTGTATGATGACCGTAAGTAAAATGACGATTTGACCATAAGCCCTGTGCTggaattgaaatttcatgACCTCTTAATTTATCTGTCCAAATTTCATGATTACTTGCTTGAATATCCCCAACCATACCGGAGACTGGATTGTCTCTGTTCGCCGCTTGTCCTAGAAAAACGTCATCACCAACTTCAACGAATTCAAAGCTATGAAGTGATATGTCAACTTTATCTGAAGAAGCAGATACCGATATACtaattggttttgatttattaaccATGCCATAATCAATACAGTTTTCACATGACCCAATAActaatttataattgaaattcAATCTTGTAGAAGTTATTGTGTATATATCATGGGGCGGTCCATTAGGTATAACAGAAGCTCTATCGTATTGACACATATCATGTAGTTCTTTAACTGCTCCACAACCAATAGCACTTCCTTTGGCAGGAGAACTACAAAAACTTTGGCCTGGATAAAAGGTTGCAAGGTTTTCTTTTCTGAGGGAATTTTGGCATGTTTTGTCGGTTGGTTTTATTCCACCACATCTTCCTTGGTTACAACCTTGATCGTGATGACATGCAGAGTATTGTGATGTATGTCCTATAAATTCACCAGTTGTATAAGCAAATGTTCCAGATGAGACATATTTATAGTCTGAAAGGTCTAAATAAAGAGTTTCAATAATATTACCCATTTCATCGTCTAGATTAAAACAAagtatataattattttttgggacttgaaatgaataaaaacCTTTTGAATATGTTGTAAACGCTTTGTTATCTTCAGTTTCGGTAGTTTTTTCAACACCTTTACCAAGAGGAATTACTGTTCCACACATATGATTATCGTAATTAATTGAATCCGTTGGTAAAACgcacaaaaaaataaataaaataaccgAAATGGGGGGgattttaattgaaccactattttttttaatataaatcgAACTTCCGCTCTGTTGGATGTACTTTTTTATAATCTCTTCTTTATTCTTCCTTGATTCTCTTCTGTTTTTATCTATTGCCTCCAGTATATAATATAAAGATGTACAAATTgccaataaaataaacattatataaaaattaaatatattaattaattttttaattcttcctAACTCTTCTAACTCTTCTTCTATTAATTTATGATCCTCATGAAGGtttgtaatttctttttctaaccTTTCAATAAGATCATTATTGATTTCACTTGAATTTCCTAATTTCTCTTGTTTCTTCTtaatgatatttattttttctcttttcatctttttttctaaacTCTCTGATATGTATGCTGGGCATGGAATAATTTTTCCAAAGGAGTGTTTACCAGAACCTATTGAAAGTTGAACATTTGGTGCATGAGAGCACTGTTGTGCAATGTCAATCCTTAAAAACATTTTGTCTGTATTTACCTCTAAAAAGTTCTCACCTGCCATCAATAAAATTGTTCTATTcataacatttttaaaagtaatgTGTACATAACCAAATCCAATGAAAATCTTTGGTGTTAAGctatcatttgaattttgaatttccTTTCGTTgtgttaataaattatcttttttaatttctgtaTATccttcatcatttttattaacaaaaatatttaaaaaatcaaattgaatttgtttagATTTTGGGTCTGTTGGTTCGATATCTCTCCAAACAGGGTCATCTGATGACATGAACCTATATGTACCATTTATGTAAGTAATTGCAtcaaaagaacaaaaaacTACGGAATAGTTTAATAaccatataaaaaataatagatataATGATGTTTTCATtggaaaatatatttttggataataaaaaaataaaaaatcaaagtaaataattattacccCCACCCCCCAGTctacaactttttttttttttttttttatttttttttttatttttttttttttttttatttttttttttttttttttttttactatttttaatctATAAATTTTCAGTCAGTTACatatcaatttaatttttactcTATATTGAATACAAAAATGCCAAAATCTGAAACAAACTCAATTATTTTAGTTCAGCCCCCTACCACCTTTTTTTCTGACcatgattttaaaatgtaattatttttttttttttttttaataaaatttattttaatttttatttttaataacactttattttagaatttcAAGAAAAAACCTTAAAAATCTAGttgattgttttattttagatgATAAATTAGTAATTAAAGATGGTtcagataataaaataattccaGAAAGTTTAGATGAACTTTATAAGTTGCTGTGTCAAATTCACACTTCAAAACCAATTCATTTGAAGTACACTGATATGGtcaaacaatttaaaatgttATATCATGTTTCTAATATTGAAAACtctattttatcttttttaagaTGTTGTGAAGATGCTTCATGCAAACATTATTGTTTAACACTTAAACCaatgattaaaaatgaaaaaaataatcaacttGCCATTGTATCCcctaaatcaaaatcaaaatcacaaaaaatttttgCCACACAAAATACTATAGTTGATTATGACTCAGATTGTAATCAAGTAAGAATAATCCGTTCTTATAgagatttttcatttttaacaccatcaccttttttttataatttatatattcaaCATCTTTATACAAGTTACAAAAAGGATCCAAACTTTCCAagattaatttcaattgacgAATTCACAGCGATATCATTActttataatcaaaataatcagtCAACTGCCATTCTTGATAACTTAAAAAATAACAGTTTAACAAACGAAGCTATTGATTTCATAATGTATAAAACAATGCTTCAATTTTCACCTATCTCaagaaagaaaaataaatttttcaaatgtttAAGTACAAACTCTTATCctgaaattttttatttttttaatttgaaatctATATTCCTTGACGGTAATAAATCCAAAAGAATATTCACAAACGCTGATGGATCTTTAAATgaactaataatttttccAATTGCCTATGGTGGTCACATTTCTCTTGGGGCATTGTACATGGAAAAAGTTGAAGAGAAAATTAGAATTCAATATATGATGCATGTcgataaatttgtaaaatcaaCTCATTGTTGTATTGATGTACCTAGTCATACTTGTAAAGAAAGCGATTGTTATTCTTTAACATGTACATATCAAAAATTCGTATGctggaaaaaaataaaaaaagctTTTATAATCCAATTAATggttgaaaataatgaaaatttaaccTTTTTGGATACCAATGACGATTCGTTAatctttgaaaatgattttccAGTTCTCCCATTTTCATTTGGAGTCAATGAAACGATTGATTGTCATTTGGCATTCGTTAGAAATTTAAACTTAGTTGTTGATTGCTTTTATGTTGAAATTCCAAAACTTTCAAtggaatcaattttaaaatcaagaTTTTCAACACACTCAACGCAATATACCCTTGATACATCTCACTTTCAACAATTAGAacttgaaatttcaaattcttgTAAACAATTTGCCATGGTTCAAGAAATGGTAGAGAAAGAAATCACTCCATCTGGTTTTGCTTATGATCTTAAGTGTTTAAACCCAAGTGTTGGCTTTCCACCAAACATTATTTTTGAGTTTGCAATTCAAACTTCTTTTTTTGGTCAAGTTAAACAATATTTTTCGTATATTTCGACATATTGCGTTATGATGTCAATCAACAAAGGTTTTCCAAGTGGTTCCTATAACTTCACTAAGATTGAACTAAACATGTCATCTCTTCTTGAAGATGTAGTTTTCTTTTACTATTATTCTACCAATAATATGTTGTATTATACAACATTAAAAAACAGCGCCACTATCGGTAACTTTCACCCATCTacatcttttaaaatatatccAGAAGTCAGTTTCTTTTTTGTCCCAAATCGTAGTATTCCTATTAATTATGATCAAGACCATCCttcaacattttttaaaaaaattattgatagctatttaaaaaatgttcaAAAAAATGAAGATCATGATAATGACATTCAACCAATTTTTTCAACCAAAATTTTAGTTttgaaatctaaaaaaagCGATTCGTTACTTTCAATCCCCTtagacaataataatttagatttatATAACTATGAAGTTTTTTACAAGAAAGATTACAAAGAACTTGAAGCAAATGAATTTTACTACCATACAAACATTAAGTTACAGTacaaacaaattaattatatcatTAACAAAATTAGAGAAAAtcatagtattaataatgcCGAAAAATCATCTAAATCACCAAGCTCTCCTTTTATGGATTGCGAaaccaaaaataaagaatataatACTTCAAGTGTCAATGAACCatctttaaatcaaaatcaaagtcattttcaaaaccaaaatcaaaaaaaaaatgaagaaatcaataacattaaaaatgaaagtgACAACAGTTTAAAACGTAGAAAATGTGAATATTTTGATCAAAACGCTCAAGAGAAAGCAGAAactgatataaataatttacttgATAAACTAAATCTTTTAACTGATGAAAAcctaaaaattcaaattataaacaatgacttaaaaaatgaaaataaattaaaagatgaaaGGATCAAAATGTTATTATCAAAAGGTTCTCCAAAAGATCATtgtgataatattttatcaacAACATTAAATAGCTTAAAAGTtcaaaatgaagaaaaagaagctAAGATTAATTTACTCGAAAAACAAGTTAGACACCTTAATAATGTAGTTTCTGAAAACGCGAATTTCCTTTCACAAATAAACAATTCAATTGGtaacaatttttttgaaaacttTGTTACAatggatattttaattttaattttagaaaattgTTCAAAATCAATAGAATTTAATACCAAAAAACTTGAAGAATATATTGaagataaaattttattaaaaaactcTATAAATTCAGTTGAATACATTAATTTAACAAAAGGTTCTTTACAAAtgttcaaaaattatttaattgaaatccTCTCAAAAGATTTAGGTAAAGTTCCACAAATTTACTTAAATGAACTTTTAACTAAGTTCTCAATAAGTGAAGCACAGATAAACCCTCTCATTCCAGACTCTCATCACATTAAACATAATATCGTCAATCCTATATCGCcatatttaaacaatttttcaacatttcctgataattttattcattttattttatacgTTGAAATTGAGGAAGAAAAAAGGTTACAACTTTCAAGTATTGATATCTCATTTATgtttaatgaatttttagaaaaactTTCTAAATGTCAAGAGATAACCGAggtattcaaaaaaattagagatatttcaaaaaattcattGGATTATGTACAAAAAAATAAGGATAAATTTCTTGATGTATCAAGTGATGCATTGAAAAGGTTTTTAAAGAAAGATGAACTTATGTTggtatcaaatgaaaatggtaaaaacATAGAATTggatatattaaataatataattaatagaTGTAATTATTGTATACTTTTCGCAGACTTAGCAGTACTTAAACCTAAACTTGTTTTGTTTCAAGAAGCTACATGTACAGTTTGTTACCGACCATGTATTGGAAAcaatgtatttttaaaatgtgaaaaaaattattgcaATAATGTTATTTGtagtaattgttttaaagaaaacataaaaaattgTTCTGACGAATATTCAATGTCAAAACGTTGCAATCATTGTATTTCTAGATCCATTTCTGGTAAGCTTTGTATATCTtgtgaaaaattaaatagtatTAGTGATAAATTAGAGATATGTGATCAAATTGTATTCAATGACGTTGATCAACCTTGTGTTTTCAAACTTTGTAAAGATTGTAAAACAAAGAAACTTTGCCCCTATGTAAAGCatgaaaatgttttaaattaataataaattttcattaaaattaaactatttaatcacttttttaaaaatttattttaaaattgagctattaataaaatcttttgaaaACTATTATAGAGGAGTCGAACCCAGACCcgtaaatttttaaaaatttcaaaaatgaaacttttaaaaatgtcATAGATCCAGGGTTCGGATCCTGCGCAAAACTAATGTATAgtgaaacttttaaaaatttcaaaggTTCGGGGTTCGGATCCTGCGCAAAACTAGGTGaaacttttaaaagtttcaaaGGTTCGGGGTTCGGATCCTGCGCAAAACTAATGTATAgtgaaacttttaaaaatttcatagGTTCAGGGTTCGGATCCTGCGCCAAACTTATGTGaaacttttaaaagtttCAATGGTTCAGGGTTCGAACCTGCATTAAGGTAATATGAAACTTTTAAAacacttttattttattaaaaatcaaaactaACAAAGATTACTGAgctataaaataaatagtgttaaaaaaaaaaaaaaaaaaaataaaaaaaaaaataaaaaaaatgaaattttcaaaaatttcataaaaaataaataaaaaaaaaaaaaaataataattaaaacaaaaaaaaaaattattataaaattaatttatttaatttgaaaaataatttgtgtAACCAAGTTCAGTTTtttcacatttttttttatgaactTCAGTTTGAATAATTTCACAGTTTTTACAAAATTCATCAGCACAATCATAGAATAATGTTTGTTTTTCATTGCATAAAACCATACCATAACCACCTTTATTTTTGATGCACATACtatctaaataaataactatttttttttttaactcaTCACATGCATTACCATTGTAGATATTAATTCCacacatttttttatttatctttttattgaCATATCCTTTTGACAATATGCTTCCACCATTGAAATCCAAAGTACATTTATCGAGTTCTTTTATAATATGTTGTTCTTCTTTAACCTGAATTACATGTGTACTATTTTGCATGAACTCTTCttccaaataaataaaaaacttatGTTCATTTCCTTCTGTACATTTGTTATCTCTATAAAATATCTCGGTAATTTGGCTAGAGCAtacaatatataaaataaacataataaatataatttgcatattttatttttaaaattattgttgtAAAGATTGTGAAATGCTTgtgtgaaattaatttttttttttttttttttttttttttttttttttttttttttttttttttttttttttttgtagattgaaatttgaatttattggGGGTAAGGGGGTgtgttaaatttatttttttatttatgaatAGCTTTTAGATTTAATTACCATAGAATgtgtaaaataatattattttttataatatcaaatattttctttttttttttattatcctATGTAGATTCATACTATAGTTATTTAAGAGGCTTTGTAAACTCAAATTCCGATCTCTTCGTAGCTTCTGAACAAAAACCATCTGATGATATGTTATATATCTTACAAAAACCAAAAAgcatctttattttatttattgattataAAGAAAGGAATGTAACATTAATTTCGggtaatttctttaatgtattttattcaaacgaaaaaaaaatagaactACCCCTTCAAGAGGTATGTTCTGATCATATGAATACtttcaaaataattgtttcaacaaaaataaatatgtaCCAAAGAGAATTTAGATGTAAAACTTCATTTTTTGATGAAGTTTGGTATTGTACACAAGACCCAATAAATAATGTTTGTTTAAAGGTAGCGTCgaaaatatttgttttattatttctatttttatacatTTGCATTACATATTATATACtcgcttttttttttaagataatGGATTTATTTTCAAGGAGAAAGAATTTgccaaatcaaaataaagtAAATGAACAAGATGTAAAGCTAGAAGCTCTACTaactgaaaataaagaagcattcgattttatttttaagaaaattcAAGAAATTGAAACTTCAATGCATACAAACAATAATGAGTTTAATAGATTAAATTCAAGAAGTGGATACAACtttgataatggtaatgaatATACAAACAATGGGGATTCAAGTATCAAAGgtgaaaatcaaataaatatccAACAAagtgattataataata of Dictyostelium discoideum WS2162 plasmid Ddp5, complete sequence contains these proteins:
- a CDS encoding G6-like (transcription factor), whose translation is MQIIFIMFILYIVCSSQITEIFYRDNKCTEGNEHKFFIYLEEEFMQNSTHVIQVKEEQHIIKELDKCTLDFNGGSILSKGYVNKKINKKMCGINIYNGNACDELKKKIVIYLDSMCIKNKGGYGMVLCNEKQTLFYDCADEFCKNCEIIQTEVHKKKCEKTELGYTNYFSN
- the d1 gene encoding D1-like (may be a transcription factor or may provide a nonessential but beneficial phenotype); amino-acid sequence: MPKSETNSIILVQPPTTFFSDHDFKIISRKNLKNLVDCFILDDKLVIKDGSDNKIIPESLDELYKLLCQIHTSKPIHLKYTDMVKQFKMLYHVSNIENSILSFLRCCEDASCKHYCLTLKPMIKNEKNNQLAIVSPKSKSKSQKIFATQNTIVDYDSDCNQVRIIRSYRDFSFLTPSPFFYNLYIQHLYTSYKKDPNFPRLISIDEFTAISLLYNQNNQSTAILDNLKNNSLTNEAIDFIMYKTMLQFSPISRKKNKFFKCLSTNSYPEIFYFFNLKSIFLDGNKSKRIFTNADGSLNELIIFPIAYGGHISLGALYMEKVEEKIRIQYMMHVDKFVKSTHCCIDVPSHTCKESDCYSLTCTYQKFVCWKKIKKAFIIQLMVENNENLTFLDTNDDSLIFENDFPVLPFSFGVNETIDCHLAFVRNLNLVVDCFYVEIPKLSMESILKSRFSTHSTQYTLDTSHFQQLELEISNSCKQFAMVQEMVEKEITPSGFAYDLKCLNPSVGFPPNIIFEFAIQTSFFGQVKQYFSYISTYCVMMSINKGFPSGSYNFTKIELNMSSLLEDVVFFYYYSTNNMLYYTTLKNSATIGNFHPSTSFKIYPEVSFFFVPNRSIPINYDQDHPSTFFKKIIDSYLKNVQKNEDHDNDIQPIFSTKILVLKSKKSDSLLSIPLDNNNLDLYNYEVFYKKDYKELEANEFYYHTNIKLQYKQINYIINKIRENHSINNAEKSSKSPSSPFMDCETKNKEYNTSSVNEPSLNQNQSHFQNQNQKKNEEINNIKNESDNSLKRRKCEYFDQNAQEKAETDINNLLDKLNLLTDENLKIQIINNDLKNENKLKDERIKMLLSKGSPKDHCDNILSTTLNSLKVQNEEKEAKINLLEKQVRHLNNVVSENANFLSQINNSIGNNFFENFVTMDILILILENCSKSIEFNTKKLEEYIEDKILLKNSINSVEYINLTKGSLQMFKNYLIEILSKDLGKVPQIYLNELLTKFSISEAQINPLIPDSHHIKHNIVNPISPYLNNFSTFPDNFIHFILYVEIEEEKRLQLSSIDISFMFNEFLEKLSKCQEITEVFKKIRDISKNSLDYVQKNKDKFLDVSSDALKRFLKKDELMLVSNENGKNIELDILNNIINRCNYCILFADLAVLKPKLVLFQEATCTVCYRPCIGNNVFLKCEKNYCNNVICSNCFKENIKNCSDEYSMSKRCNHCISRSISGKLCISCEKLNSISDKLEICDQIVFNDVDQPCVFKLCKDCKTKKLCPYVKHENVLN
- a CDS encoding D2-like (may provide nonessential but beneficial phenotype); protein product: MKTSLYLLFFIWLLNYSVVFCSFDAITYINGTYRFMSSDDPVWRDIEPTDPKSKQIQFDFLNIFVNKNDEGYTEIKKDNLLTQRKEIQNSNDSLTPKIFIGFGYVHITFKNVMNRTILLMAGENFLEVNTDKMFLRIDIAQQCSHAPNVQLSIGSGKHSFGKIIPCPAYISESLEKKMKREKINIIKKKQEKLGNSSEINNDLIERLEKEITNLHEDHKLIEEELEELGRIKKLINIFNFYIMFILLAICTSLYYILEAIDKNRRESRKNKEEIIKKYIQQSGSSIYIKKNSGSIKIPPISVILFIFLCVLPTDSINYDNHMCGTVIPLGKGVEKTTETEDNKAFTTYSKGFYSFQVPKNNYILCFNLDDEMGNIIETLYLDLSDYKYVSSGTFAYTTGEFIGHTSQYSACHHDQGCNQGRCGGIKPTDKTCQNSLRKENLATFYPGQSFCSSPAKGSAIGCGAVKELHDMCQYDRASVIPNGPPHDIYTITSTRLNFNYKLVIGSCENCIDYGMVNKSKPISISVSASSDKVDISLHSFEFVEVGDDVFLGQAANRDNPVSGMVGDIQASNHEIWTDKLRGHEISIPAQGLWSNRHFTYGHHTVITNFDYVDSAFKKTRTWEKNSFRRGDCLWNYNKSQKQYECSPSTHGQITGTIEFNQNYTISSNITKVCVEIRSFGPLKNGTRSSSSGSALYVEIRSTCLPGSVIVKSENKNITITTGALKVNKEFMNHTVTYQTNLKKVKAKFCFNEVCITFETELELEKFSLTKFVLDKVSGNGDKSDPGDGDTDTDVESPDRAPSGSGSSGAGIIKLFGKILSFYKGFWSGLLNLLGGKYKIYIYIALGLTCFVLLGLLISYIKNVFFFWK
- the g2 gene encoding G2-like (possible transcription factor) translates to MCKIILFFIISNIFFFFLLSYVDSYYSYLRGFVNSNSDLFVASEQKPSDDMLYILQKPKSIFILFIDYKERNVTLISGNFFNVFYSNEKKIELPLQEVCSDHMNTFKIIVSTKINMYQREFRCKTSFFDEVWYCTQDPINNVCLKVASKIFVLLFLFLYICITYYILAFFFKIMDLFSRRKNLPNQNKVNEQDVKLEALLTENKEAFDFIFKKIQEIETSMHTNNNEFNRLNSRSGYNFDNGNEYTNNGDSSIKGENQINIQQSDYNNTYTNNGNSSAKGGNQINNQQFESYNQNYFKNMYNNFKNKLNIN